The genomic stretch gggaaattaaaattgaatatatacCCTCAACAGAGATGGTAGCCGATCCTATGACCAAAGGATTGTCTTTGGAAAAATTCAAAGAGCATGTAGCTACAATGGGATTAAGAAACACCTAGGTGGTAGCTACATATATGTTTAAGCACAAGCGGAAGGATTCAGGGACGCCTGAATGAACGATTTTGTGCAAATCTATTTCTAAAAGGGGGATAATTGGTCAGGTAATAGACAGAAAACacttaagaaataatattacaaCTTTCATAAATGTAAGGTTCACCGAGAGACATTATGTTACAagttggtaatatatatatgatcttatAGTGTAAAAGACACTGATAAAGGTATCAAGGAAACacttgattaaaaatatcagtGCAGGTCAGCACATAGTTTTGTGTATGGCTGAAATCGTCAATTGTGGAATAGGTGTGAACCGGTGTTCCTTACCACAGAGAATTGATGTCATTCGTTTAGTTAAAAACGAAATGAAGTCACTTTAATATATTAGCAGTGTgaaaaatatatggaaaaaGGTGCGATTAGATAAGATGACAAAATTGTATACACATTGTAAAATGTCATAATCTAATGCCGATCTGTAAATTAAACAGATGAGAGTTGACATGgataaaaattacatttggtACCAAGGTGATAATGTTCAACTAGATTGCATAATGTTAAAGTGtgatcaagtgggagatgaTGGTTTAAAGGGTGATCACACCATAACTAGTGTGGTCATTCCCATAGTCAATCACAACCTTCCATGGAGGTTATGATAGAGTGACAAGTTGTGACTCTTGATGAAGAGTCATATTCAAACTCTATAAACAGAGTTTGATAATGAGATGAACGTACGtcaatttttcattctctcattATCACGTTGCTTTCGTCCTCCATTGGATatccaccctaacgggagatTCCTACAAACAAGATCATACATTCAACATATTTCAACAACTATGGTCTCACTGAGTGAAAGAGAGTGACCTGGTGAAAGGGTATCACCAACTACGGAGAAGCATGCTCTGTAATAAGACATGATTAGAAGCAGAGCAAATAAGAGCCATGGCTGGTGATTAGTCGTCATGCTACCCATCCCTCTCTAACTTGCAGTACCGCAGTTAGTAATTACAGAAAAATGCAATAcaggaagaaggaaaaggagaaaaaaagtagaagaaaggaaagaatacaAAGAAGAGCTCCAGGGAGAGTATCTATAAGATTTGTGAGCCAGAGCCCATTTTGCAGCGAGATTAGCTTTCTGATTGGCTTGCCTTTGGACTTTTGGACTTTTCCAGGGAGTGCTCACTTTCCTTGTGACAAATTAAGTTCACTTCCATGTACCGATTTTGAACATCACTTCAGCACAGACTGCACAGTGGTGGAAACTAAGCATAAATTTCTCCAACGGCTATGAACGTGCATACAGATAAGACAGAAAGATCGATTATACaacatttattaattttctctttgaaattAATACTTACACTATTTTGTTGAACAATTTCCTCCACCGTCAATTGTTGAATTTGTGTCCTTCATATATCGGTCTTTGGTAAACCCCGGCAGTGAAGGtgggaaaaagagagattaatCGCACGAGGCGATAGATATGGTCTCAAACGAGAAGGAAAAAATCCAGAAGATAAAAACATTAAGAAGTAAAAAGGAGGAGCGAAGAAGCCCGTGCTCCTCTTACACCAGCCAAATTTAAGGTTTTTTTCAGTGGGAGAGAGCGGCGCAGAGAGAAAGTTTCTCAGGTAAGGTGTAAAACGCTGGTTGCTTTAGGGAGCTAAGGGAGTCAAGTCCTTGCTAGCTCAGTTGTATTTCCAAAGATTGTGGACCATAtgccaaaatatttgttttattatgagAAAGACGCGTTATACAATTATCACCACAATATGGTCTAATCTTCTTTGATCACCTTTATTCAATGTTCACTCCAGAATTAGCTAGAGACGCAATTTCATGGGTGGTTGGACATCTTTTTCGTTTTGGTTTTATTCATCGTCAAAATAAACCATAAATGTACTCCCCACTTGCTTTAATCTAAGCCACGTACAAGTCTTCCATATCCAATTTCCAAGTCAACTACTATATATACCTGAGTTAAACTCATCAGAAACTATAAATGTTAAGTAGtgaagaaagaaggaaacaaGTTATTCAAACACAGATTTGTTTAAGAAAGCCTTTTTCTTAGactagttgatgtagattgaagtaaatttggaggaaatttcctccaaaaccTCGGAAACAgatcatctcaatttcatttgaaattgtgtATCCATTTAGTACATTCAGGAGCGCAAACTAGTCCAAAAAATTTgcccttaaaaagaaaatgacaatcTTGCCCTcctaaatcaaataaatgaatagtatctattttatttgaaatagaaaggATCATTTTCCACCTCAATAAGTGACATCACTGACTTGTGTCATTCAACATCTTTAgatttatcaaaaattaatgtttagattCTTGggttagtagaatgacaataaatggctctcaaaaatattaaaaaaaatgtgagagatgacacttgtaCCTATTAAAGTAGCCAAGTAGattgacaaaaattttctccaaaccagtttggagaaaatttctgtccatataaaaatgttattttgcaaATTCTCATCATTTTTTCAGCATGTTCAGCAAATGTggcatgcttaattaatttttatttttttaattttttttaattaagattaatctAAAGATAAATTGAAAAGTTTGCACCTTCTccaaaatttattcttctttttttataagagtTACAATATAgtttgtatatattaattttattgttaatgtaaaaatataagagacatataatattcaaattctttttctataaatagaatttTGTATACGATCAAATAAGCTTGGTTACCCCATCGCACCAATATAGTTTCTATCAACAAAGCTAGAATTCATACGGCATTGTTTGGTGTAACAGTGGCATAACAGTGGTATAACAGTGGTGGGAGGTGGCAAAGCAAAGGAAATCAGGAGTCACACATAGCATAACGCTGCACACACATCAACGCGTGTGGAGCACGCTCCGACGTGTGGTGGCCGGATGGCGACGGGGTTGGCAATAGCTAGTAGTGGAGAGGCTTAGGTGCATGGTGGAGTGGTGTGTGTAACTTTGTAAGGTTATGGCTTCCCAAAATGGACagatttgattttggaaaaaccaaatccaaagaTTTCAAGAAGGGGGCAGATCTGAGGCTAGGAAAGGTTGAAAGAGGCAATGACTAGATGATCTACCGTGGAGGAGGAGATGACGGAACTGTTGAAAAATGATAAATCACTAAAGTCAATGGATAGGGCCTCCAAAGAGGCAGTTGGAGCCTCAAAAGAGGCAAGAAAGGCAAGGGAGAGGAGGAATGGGGGATTAGAGATGGTAGTTTAAGGGCGGTATGGGTACATTCCCAAAATGttttaaagaagtttttttttttttttttttcttttttgtatagttgtgatatgatataaaataaaattatttttaaatgttttatattttaatttatttgttaatgcttttatttagtttttactttttatttttattttttattttttttaaaaaaaagagttattcTAAAAACCGTTGCCAAACTCGTGAgtcattatctttatatttttcttcttttctattttgccTGATTACGgaattatctttatatatatttttcttattatctttatatttccAAAGATTGTGGACCATAtgccaaaatatttgttttattatgagAAAGACGCGTTATACAATTATCACCACAATATGGTCTAATCTTCGTCTATCACCTTGATTCAATGTTCACTCGAGAATTAGCTAGAGAGGCAATTTCATGGGTGATTGGagatctttttcctttttgttttattcatcatcaaaaaaaatttaatgttgagaggttttgaagagTCAAGTTGTCAAGTCTTCCTAATGCAGCTGGGTCAATGGAGAAGATGGGTAGGAAAATCCCTCACCTCATCAGTAGATATTTTGGACAATGGAATTTACCAAAGGAGTGGCTTAGGGCAAAATGGGGGTTCAAAATCTTATGTTCACAAGTATAGTTTTTATGTGTAGTTGAATTAGTCATAATTTGGGTTCAAAATATTAAGTAGATGTATGCTTGAATTAGTTGTTAACATTTTGTCTCTTACATGAATaaacatgaaaagaaataagCCAAGATTGCAGATTTCAACCCTTTTAGGTAACTGCTGAGGGAGGGGAAGGAAATCAATAACCGATAATCTTTTTAAGACACCTAGAGTTGTTGGCAACATTTATATCTATAGCccttcaaaaaaacaaaaaaacacaaaacatttttatctATAGTATCATTGgcaacaaaactaaaatgagTGAACTAAGACAACATTTAGTGACAATTATGTAGCATATCAACATGCATACAAATTAGGATGAAAAGATTGCTTCTCCAACATTTCATTTCTTTCACATAGGAATCAATCATCGGGCTTCCATTGCTGAAATAGTTACACTATTTTTGGAGCAATTTCCTGCACTGtcaactattgaatttgtgtccaTTATATTTCTTCCTGTGAAAATCGCTGGTCGCTTAGGTGTAGGTAGAGGTGCATGTTCATTGCTAATCATTAAGATTACATCAGACATGGTAGGTCGATCAGTTGGGCTTTCTTGGACACAAAGAAGGCCAATGTTAATGAACCTCAACAGAATAGAAGTGAAAGAAGCATATCCTATTGTTGGTTCCATCAAGTCCAAACTTCGATCATCTCTCCACAACTCCCAAGCCtagtttcatttcaaataagaaaaaatttaagtaaaaattaatagcattttaattgaaaagatTATTGTAAAACATGCGGAATTTGGGAGAGTATAGAGGATGCATACATATCTAAGAAGATTGAGTGACTCGTTGTTATAGAAGCTAGTGTTCTTCCTGCCGCTCACAATCTCTAACACCAATACTCCAAAGCTAAACACATCAGACTTTATTGAGTACAAACCATCCATTGCATATTCGGGAGACATATAGCCACTAcattccaaaatttaataaatgaacctATCAATAGCTTGCTCAATGAATTTCGCTCGGAATTGAAAATATCAAATGTAAAACAAGTTGCATACTTACTAAGTTCCAACAACTCGGTTTGTGTTTGCCTGTGTTTCATTGCCTCCAACTATTCGAGCCaagccaaaatctgatatttttggattcatttcacCATCCAAGAGAATGTTACTTGGTTTTAGATCTCTATGTATGATTCGTAACCTTGAAtattgatgaagataaagaagccctTGAGCGATCCCTTCAATAATGCGTATGCGTGCCTCCCAACCTAACATTTCTTTCTTGGTTGGATCTATTTAAATAGTACAACCAAGGAAATTAGTGCTTAAGAACCTAGAAACACATGagaaaaaatacacacacacacacacacaaaaaaatatctatacaTAAACGTTCACTCACTAAAAAGGTAGTAGTCCAAACTTTTATTGGGCATGTactcatatattaatatctttTCATCTCGCTCGATACAACAACCCAAGAGTCTGACAAGATTTTTATGCTGGAGTTTTGCAATTAGTATTGTCTCATTTCTGAACTCCTCAATTCCCTGTCCAGATCTTTTTGAAAGCATCTTCACTGCAATTTCTTGTCCTCTAAGTAATTTTCCCTAAGAAGGAGAACCATAAACTCTTTAAACTGAAGGTTTACCATTAATGTAGGTTTTATTAATATTGTTCAAAGCACATTCATCGGGAAAATGTAACGTACCTTGTAGACAGgtccaaaacctccttctccaagttTATTCATAGCTGAGAAATTATTTGTTGCAGCTAATACACTCTTATAACTAAATAGTGGTAACTCAGCATCCTTCTTCTCTCGTTTCTTCGTATGATTTTCGGTGTTCATTCCATCATTGATTGCATGGAGTTCagtatcaaaatcaaataatagtaGATCATTACTTGAAGGGCTCTGTCCTGTTTGATAAGAATTGGTCACTATACATGGAAATGTAGTGTTTGGTAAGAGAAAATCAATTAATGAGCAATGCCAGTATCTAAAGGTAAGTAagtttatttattcatttccGCAAGTAAGTACCAATTTGTAATTCATTCCCATTTGAGTGAAATGACCAAATAACTGCAAAGCTCCTTCCGGAAGACATGGTGAAGCTTGTGGGGATCTATCACCAACTAATGGCACTAATTAGAACAAGGACTTTCCTAAGAACAGGGACTTGGGACAATTTTCTTATCTTAATCTGATTAAGGTAGActtccttgtaatttttttttaaagtgatttcTATGTACGGTTAGAACATTTACATGCACTTACCTTTGTGTTTGCATGAAAAGTAAATTGAGAGGCATACGATAAGCCCTGTTGTAGGGAGCAGCACAGCTACCCATACTTTCCATTTTTTGCCTGATTATAATGTAAAGAATCACTATTAACTCAACCATAATGGAGAATTAAGTATTAGTTCAGAACGAAAgataacatatataattaagtattagCTCAACCATACTTCTCATTTCACTCATCATACCTTTGGTACTTGGATCTTGATACTCATCAGCAGCAAGTTTGAGATAGATATCTTGTCCACTCTCGCCACCATATGGAAGTTGCAGTAAGTTCAAAAGAGCTCCTTCCCATATCATACACCCACTCCTATTATAAGCATAAGCTGCGCAAGAACAATTTTCCATACAAGCCAATTCGCATCTGCTAGCATTCACGGCCAAATATGCTTTCGAATAAACAGGCAATCGCATGTTTGATATTTTCATGAACCAATCTTTTTTGCCATTAGCATACATATTATTCTCACATTGCAAAGGAGATTTCCTCACACAGCCGCCTGACCAATCATTTAGTCCGGTGTCTTCCATCGAAAATGGTTTGAAACCTTTTAGACACCCACAAGGGTATGAGGAATTGTCAGGGTATTGTACCACGCCAAATGCACCACAGATAGCGTAGACATCAGATAGATTCCCTGGTGTATTCGAAAATGTACGCCATAAAGGGCCAGTGTCCCACACACGTGTGTTGATCCGTCCTGTTTGGTCAATCCGATAGTTTGCAGGGTTAGACGGATTATAAAGAGAGTATGTAACATATCTCTCACTTTCATTTGTAGTTGACTCAATGCTCCAATTGAAGATACTGGTTCTTTCCTTAATAATATTTGAAACTTCCTTTCTCCAATAAATTTGGGATCTGTTCCACTCTAAGAAAAGCTGAGGGCTTCCATTTAGGTTTGACCCCGCCAAGAAGAGACCAGGTGCTGGATCTTgtgaatttttccatgaaaTGAATTGCTGTGATTTTCCAGTAACCTTATTGAGCCGAAGCTTCATACCAGGCAGATATGTATCGGTTGGATGGTCGAAACTCTCCCAAAATATAGAAGAGGTGTTCGATCTAcctctcaaaacaaaatttccatcaTCACCAAGTACTGCTTCTGTTATATTTGACTTGGGAAATGTCAAATTTGTTGACCAAACTGGGATCTCGGAGGAACCTTCAAAAAGGAGTAGATTGCCATTTTCTGAGAGGTAAAGTCTTGAGGAAGATGGGCGATACAGAGGGTTTTCTCTATTTGCTACCCAAACAATTTCGTCAGGAAACCTTTCATACCATAGGCCCAGGTATATTTTTGATGAACTGCCTGGTTTGAAGAAACCGAGCTCAAAAGTGCCACCTTTAGATACTATGGTCTCTCTCtttgaatgagagagagagtgaccTGGGGAAAGGGTATCAGCAGCTATGGAGAAGCATGCTCTGTAATAAGACAGGATTGAAAGCAGAGCAAATAAGAGCAATGGCTGGTGATCAGTCATCATGCTACCCATCCCTCTCTAATTTGCAGTACCGCAGTTATTAATTACAGAAAAATGCAATAgaggaagaaggaaaaggagCAACAAACAAGAAGTAAGAAAGGAATACAAAGAAGAGCTTCCGGGAGTGTATCTATAAGATTTGTGAGCCGCAGCCCATTTTGCAGCCAGATTAGCTTTCTGATTGGCTTGCCTTTGTACTTGAATTTGAAGCTTCCCAAGAAAGAACGCAGGCAAGAAAACGGACTTTCCTTGTGACGAAGTTCACTTCCATGTACCGATTTTGAACATTACTTCAGCACAGACTGCACAGAGGtggaaactaagcacaaatttCTCCAACGGTTATGAACGTGCATACAGATAAGACAGGAAGATCGATTATACaacatttattaattttctctttgaaattAATACTTACACTATTTTGTTGAACAATTTCCTCCACCGTCAATCGTTGAATTTGTCCTTCATATTCCGGTCTTTGGTAAACCCCGGCAGTGAAGGtgggaaaaagagagaataatcGCACAAGGCGATAGATATGGTCTCaaacgaaaaggaaaaaacccAGAAGATAAAAACATCAAGAAGTAAAAAGGAGGAGCGAAGAAGCCCGTGCTCTTCTTACACCAGCCAAATTGAAGGTTTTTTTCAGTGGGAGAGAGCGGCGCAGAGAGAAAGTTTCTCAGGTAAGGTGTAAAATGCCGGTTGCTTTAGGGAGCTAAGGGAGTCAAGTCCTTGCTAGCTCAGTTGTATTTCCAAAGATTGTGGACCATATGCCAAAACAAATATGCGTTATACAATTATGGGTGGTTGGACAAATATGCGTTATACAATTATGCGTTATACATATGCGTCTTTctcataataaaacaaatattttaaaatatttgttttattatgagAAAGACGCGTTATACAATTATCACCACAATATGGTCTAATCTTCTTTGATCACATTTATTCAATGTTCACTCCAGAATTATCTAGAGACGCAATTTCATGGGTGGTTGGACATCTTTTTCGTTTTGGTTTTATTCATCGTCAAAATAAACCATAAATGTACTTCCCACTTGCTCTACTCTCAGCCTGCATTACAAGTCTTCCATATCCAATTTCCAAGTCAACAACTATATATACAGAGTTAAACTCATCAGAAACTATAAATGTTATGTAGCgaagaaagaaggaaacaaGTTATTCAAACACGAACAGCTTTGTCTGGGAAAGCTTTTTTCTTAGGCTAGTTTATGTAGATTGATgtaaatttggaggaaatttcccCCAAACCAATTTGGAGGACATTTCCTCCAAAACTTCGGAAAcggatcatcttcatttcatttgaaattgtataTCTATTTAGTACATTTAGGAGGGCAaacttgtccaaaaaatttgCCCTTAAAAAGATAATGACAATATTACCCTCCTAAATCAAGTAAATGAATactctccatttcttttttttttttttttttacatgtccgcacaagaggggagagggggattcgaactagtgacctccacttcattaagtgtggtcccagccgattgagctaacTCTTGGGGAcaatactctccatttcatttgtaATAGAAAGTATCCTTTTTCACCTCAATAAGTGACATCACTGACATGTGTCATTCAACATCTTTagatttctcaaaa from Corylus avellana chromosome ca1, CavTom2PMs-1.0 encodes the following:
- the LOC132170546 gene encoding G-type lectin S-receptor-like serine/threonine-protein kinase At2g19130, with the translated sequence MGSMMTDHQPLLLFALLSILSYYRACFSIAADTLSPGHSLSHSKRETIVSKGGTFELGFFKPGSSSKIYLGLWYERFPDEIVWVANRENPLYRPSSSRLYLSENGNLLLFEGSSEIPVWSTNLTFPKSNITEAVLGDDGNFVLRGRSNTSSIFWESFDHPTDTYLPGMKLRLNKVTGKSQQFISWKNSQDPAPGLFLAGSNLNGSPQLFLEWNRSQIYWRKEVSNIIKERTSIFNWSIESTTNESERYVTYSLYNPSNPANYRIDQTGRINTRVWDTGPLWRTFSNTPGNLSDVYAICGAFGVVQYPDNSSYPCGCLKGFKPFSMEDTGLNDWSGGCVRKSPLQCENNMYANGKKDWFMKISNMRLPVYSKAYLAVNASRCELACMENCSCAAYAYNRSGCMIWEGALLNLLQLPYGGESGQDIYLKLAADEYQDPSTKGKKWKVWVAVLLPTTGLIVCLSIYFSCKHKDPHKLHHVFRKELCSYLVISLKWE
- the LOC132167707 gene encoding G-type lectin S-receptor-like serine/threonine-protein kinase At4g03230, which codes for MNTENHTKKREKKDAELPLFSYKSVLAATNNFSAMNKLGEGGFGPVYKGKLLRGQEIAVKMLSKRSGQGIEEFRNETILIAKLQHKNLVRLLGCCIERDEKILIYEYMPNKSLDYYLFNPTKKEMLGWEARIRIIEGIAQGLLYLHQYSRLRIIHRDLKPSNILLDGEMNPKISDFGLARIVGGNETQANTNRVVGTYGYMSPEYAMDGLYSIKSDVFSFGVLVLEIVSGRKNTSFYNNESLNLLRYAWELWRDDRSLDLMEPTIGYASFTSILLRFINIGLLCVQESPTDRPTMSDVILMISNEHAPLPTPKRPAIFTGRNIMDTNSIVDSAGNCSKNSVTISAMEAR